One genomic segment of Aquipluma nitroreducens includes these proteins:
- a CDS encoding DegT/DnrJ/EryC1/StrS family aminotransferase, with the protein MNIQMVDLQGQYHKMQNEIDQAVLQSIRNAAFINGPEVKLFQKKLEDFTGSNYVIPCANGTDALQIALMALNLSFGDEVIVPAFTYVATAEVIALLGLIPVMVDVDARTFNIDPAQIEKAITSKTRAIVPVHLFGQCSDMKPIMQLAEKYKLWVIEDNAQSLGSEYTFKNGVTRKTGAIGHIGCTSFFPTKNLGCYGDGGAITTDNEDLAIKLRMIANHGQKVKYHHSVIGCNSRLDTVQASVLNVKLNYLSEHLEARRKAANSYTEALKDWPFAHIPETNDNVLHTYNQYTLIVKNGYRNELKAFLAEREIPTMIYYPLPLYRQEAFKRYAGNGYFLTNTEDLCQSVLSIPIHTELNEEIQSHIISKILEFNPQ; encoded by the coding sequence ATGAATATACAAATGGTTGACTTACAAGGTCAATATCACAAAATGCAAAATGAAATCGATCAGGCCGTTTTGCAATCGATTCGCAACGCAGCTTTTATCAACGGACCTGAAGTAAAACTCTTTCAGAAAAAGCTGGAAGATTTCACAGGTTCGAACTATGTAATACCATGTGCCAACGGGACGGATGCCTTACAAATTGCATTAATGGCGCTTAATCTGAGTTTTGGCGACGAAGTTATTGTCCCCGCATTTACTTATGTGGCCACGGCTGAAGTAATTGCGCTACTTGGACTGATTCCTGTTATGGTTGATGTCGATGCCCGTACATTCAATATCGATCCTGCACAGATCGAAAAGGCAATTACCTCTAAAACAAGAGCCATTGTGCCTGTCCATTTATTCGGACAGTGTTCGGATATGAAACCGATTATGCAATTGGCAGAGAAATACAAACTTTGGGTCATAGAAGATAATGCCCAATCACTCGGTTCGGAATATACGTTTAAAAATGGAGTGACCCGGAAAACCGGCGCTATCGGCCATATTGGATGTACCTCATTTTTTCCTACTAAAAATTTGGGTTGCTATGGTGATGGTGGAGCGATTACAACTGACAATGAGGACCTCGCTATTAAATTAAGGATGATAGCCAATCATGGCCAAAAAGTAAAATACCACCATTCTGTTATCGGATGCAATTCAAGATTAGACACCGTTCAGGCCTCGGTTTTAAACGTTAAGCTGAATTATCTGAGCGAACATCTTGAAGCCAGGCGAAAAGCGGCAAATTCTTATACTGAAGCGTTAAAAGATTGGCCTTTTGCGCATATCCCTGAAACAAACGACAATGTACTCCATACCTACAACCAATATACATTAATTGTTAAAAACGGGTATCGGAATGAACTAAAAGCTTTTCTTGCTGAACGGGAAATTCCAACGATGATTTATTATCCATTGCCCTTATATCGTCAGGAGGCATTTAAAAGATATGCCGGAAACGGATATTTCCTGACGAACACTGAAGACCTGTGTCAGTCAGTTTTATCTATTCCAATTCATACCGAATTAAACGAGGAAATCCAATCCCACATTATTTCCAAGATCCTTGAATTTAATCCCCAATAA
- a CDS encoding acyltransferase — protein sequence MNQQIYFAHETALIDEGCIIGEGTKIWHFSHIMFRCRLGKNCNIGQNVVISPEVILGNNVKVQNNVSVYTGVTCEDDVFLGPSCVFTNVTNPRSAVNRRGQYAKTHVGKGATIGANATIVCGHNVGTYALIGAGAVVTKTVPDYAQVVGNPARQTAWISEFGHKLKFNGDGMAVCPESQQKYRLENNQVIRID from the coding sequence ATGAACCAACAAATCTATTTCGCTCACGAAACGGCTCTAATCGATGAAGGTTGTATTATTGGTGAGGGCACCAAAATCTGGCATTTTTCGCACATTATGTTCAGGTGTCGATTAGGCAAGAATTGTAACATCGGCCAAAATGTGGTGATCTCGCCTGAAGTGATACTTGGGAATAATGTAAAAGTTCAGAACAATGTATCCGTTTATACTGGCGTAACCTGCGAAGATGATGTTTTTCTGGGACCTTCCTGTGTCTTCACCAATGTAACAAATCCACGCAGCGCGGTGAACCGTCGCGGCCAATATGCTAAAACGCATGTGGGGAAAGGTGCAACCATCGGTGCCAATGCAACCATTGTTTGCGGACACAATGTCGGCACTTATGCATTAATAGGCGCCGGAGCTGTCGTTACCAAAACTGTTCCTGATTATGCACAGGTGGTAGGAAACCCTGCCCGGCAAACCGCATGGATCAGTGAGTTCGGGCATAAATTGAAATTCAATGGCGATGGTATGGCCGTCTGTCCCGAAAGTCAGCAAAAATATCGACTCGAAAACAATCAGGTCATTCGTATAGATTAG
- a CDS encoding Gfo/Idh/MocA family protein, giving the protein MNQKIKFAVIGCGHIGKRHAEMISRNEEAELVALIDIKDPSELNINQYDVPFFHSLDEFFASGIACDVVNIATPNGFHAEHALECLKNNLHIVVEKPIALTKADAEKVIFQALHFHKHVFAVMQNRYSPPSVWIKEMVESSKLGKIYMVQLNCYWNRDDRYYKTGGWHGNKKLDGGTLFTQFSHFIDIMYWLFGDIENITSHLRDFNHQDLTDFEDSGFVNFDFSNGGMGNLNYSTAVWNTNMESSMTVVAENGSVKIGGQYMNEVEYCHVKEYTMPELAPTNPGNDYGAYKGSAQNHNFVIENVVDVLQQRAAITTNALEGLKVVDIIERIYAAS; this is encoded by the coding sequence ATGAATCAGAAAATTAAATTTGCAGTAATCGGTTGCGGCCATATCGGGAAACGACATGCCGAAATGATCAGCCGAAATGAGGAGGCAGAACTGGTTGCCTTAATCGACATTAAAGATCCTTCAGAGTTAAACATCAATCAATACGATGTTCCGTTTTTCCATTCTTTAGACGAGTTTTTTGCATCCGGTATTGCCTGCGATGTGGTCAATATAGCAACGCCCAATGGATTCCATGCCGAACATGCTTTGGAATGTTTGAAAAACAACCTACACATAGTAGTTGAAAAACCCATTGCTTTAACCAAAGCCGATGCCGAAAAAGTCATCTTCCAGGCACTGCATTTTCATAAACATGTATTTGCCGTGATGCAAAACCGTTATTCTCCCCCATCGGTCTGGATTAAAGAAATGGTGGAATCCAGCAAATTAGGCAAAATATATATGGTGCAGTTAAACTGTTACTGGAACCGCGACGACCGCTATTACAAAACCGGTGGATGGCACGGAAACAAAAAGCTCGATGGTGGAACGCTCTTTACACAGTTCTCTCATTTTATCGACATCATGTATTGGTTGTTTGGCGACATCGAAAATATTACCTCTCACCTGCGTGACTTTAATCACCAGGATCTGACCGATTTTGAAGACTCCGGGTTTGTTAATTTCGATTTCAGTAACGGGGGCATGGGTAACCTGAATTATTCGACAGCAGTTTGGAATACCAACATGGAAAGCAGCATGACCGTTGTGGCGGAAAACGGTTCGGTTAAAATCGGCGGACAATACATGAACGAAGTGGAATACTGCCACGTGAAAGAGTATACCATGCCTGAGTTGGCACCCACCAACCCGGGCAATGATTACGGGGCTTACAAAGGATCGGCCCAGAACCATAATTTCGTGATCGAAAATGTGGTCGATGTGCTTCAGCAACGGGCTGCCATTACCACCAATGCGCTGGAAGGCTTAAAGGTGGTGGATATTATTGAACGAATCTACGCTGCTTCCTGA
- a CDS encoding NAD-dependent 4,6-dehydratase LegB, translated as MKKVLVTGADGFIGSHLTELLLENGYLVRALSNYNSFNNWGWLEDLPANPNLEIVCGDIRDPYYMKLIMKNMDIVFHLAALIAIPFSYVAPDSYVDTNVKGTLNICQAAKENGNTRVIHTSTSEVYGTAQYVPIDEKHPKQPQSPYSASKIGADAMALSFFNAFNLPVTIARPFNTYGPRQSGRAIIPTIISQIANGIKEIKLGDLTPTRDFNYVKDTCKGFIALAENDSTIGKEINIASNFEISMKDTLDLIKIIMKSDVKFITEEQRLRPEKSEVFRLWGDNTLIKELTGFIPDYDIEQGLTKTCNWFANPENLKKYKATLYNV; from the coding sequence ATGAAAAAAGTACTTGTAACAGGAGCCGATGGATTTATCGGTTCACATCTTACTGAATTACTGCTCGAAAACGGATATCTGGTAAGAGCGTTATCTAATTATAATTCTTTTAATAATTGGGGCTGGCTGGAAGATCTTCCAGCTAATCCAAATCTAGAAATCGTTTGTGGAGATATACGCGATCCATACTACATGAAGCTAATTATGAAAAATATGGATATTGTTTTTCATTTGGCCGCCTTGATCGCTATTCCTTTTTCTTACGTTGCTCCTGATAGTTATGTGGACACCAATGTAAAGGGAACTTTAAATATTTGCCAGGCAGCCAAAGAAAACGGTAATACTCGAGTAATTCATACCTCCACTTCTGAAGTTTATGGAACTGCACAATATGTTCCTATTGATGAAAAACATCCCAAACAACCACAGTCTCCATATTCGGCATCCAAAATTGGTGCTGATGCAATGGCTTTAAGCTTTTTTAATGCATTTAATTTACCGGTTACTATTGCACGTCCTTTCAATACTTATGGACCAAGACAATCGGGAAGAGCAATCATCCCAACCATAATTTCTCAAATAGCCAATGGTATTAAAGAAATTAAATTAGGTGATCTCACTCCCACCCGCGACTTTAACTACGTAAAGGATACCTGCAAAGGATTTATCGCACTTGCAGAAAATGATTCAACAATTGGGAAAGAAATCAATATCGCTTCTAATTTTGAAATATCAATGAAAGACACGCTTGATTTGATCAAAATAATAATGAAGTCGGATGTGAAATTTATTACTGAGGAACAACGTTTAAGACCTGAAAAATCTGAAGTTTTTCGATTATGGGGTGACAATACGTTGATAAAAGAATTAACTGGTTTTATTCCTGATTATGACATTGAGCAAGGATTAACGAAAACCTGTAATTGGTTTGCCAATCCTGAAAACTTAAAGAAATATAAAGCAACGCTCTATAACGTTTAA
- a CDS encoding LegC family aminotransferase, with amino-acid sequence MESKFNEIIRFIREKYNTPEGLIALHEPRFKGNEKKYVNECIDTTFVSSVGKYVTRFEEMIAEFTGAKHAIAAVNGTAALHIALLLSDVKPEDEVITQALTFIATANAVAYTGAKPIFIDVDKDTMGLSPKLLEIFLLENTEAVRGFCINKKTGKRIKACVPMHTFGHPCRIDEIIAICNRYNIDVIEDAAESLGSYFKGQHTGTFGKFGTLSFNGNKTITTGGGGMVLTNDDELGKLAKHITTTAKVPHRWEFVHDRIAYNYRLTNLAAALGCAQMEQLPEFLLQKRKLSETYSSFFKHLGIEFVTEPKNCLSNYWLNTLVLNDKKEQTSFLEHMNNRNVMVRPVWQLMNRLEMYKDCQCDSLTNSEWLADRVVNIPSSVIVNL; translated from the coding sequence ATGGAATCCAAATTCAACGAAATAATCAGGTTTATCCGAGAAAAGTACAATACTCCGGAAGGCCTTATCGCATTGCATGAACCACGGTTTAAAGGCAACGAAAAAAAATATGTCAATGAATGTATTGACACAACTTTTGTTTCAAGTGTAGGCAAATATGTTACCCGATTTGAAGAAATGATTGCTGAATTCACGGGTGCAAAACACGCCATAGCTGCGGTAAACGGAACAGCTGCATTGCATATTGCTTTGCTGTTAAGCGATGTAAAACCCGAAGATGAAGTAATCACACAAGCTTTGACCTTTATTGCCACTGCCAATGCGGTTGCCTATACAGGTGCAAAGCCCATCTTTATAGATGTTGACAAAGATACCATGGGTTTATCTCCCAAATTACTTGAGATTTTTTTATTAGAAAATACTGAGGCCGTAAGAGGCTTTTGCATAAATAAGAAAACGGGCAAAAGGATTAAGGCCTGTGTCCCAATGCACACATTTGGACACCCATGCCGCATCGATGAAATTATCGCTATTTGCAACAGATATAACATTGATGTAATTGAAGATGCAGCTGAATCTCTTGGCTCTTACTTCAAAGGACAACATACCGGCACCTTTGGAAAGTTCGGCACCTTGAGCTTTAATGGAAACAAGACCATTACAACCGGCGGAGGTGGAATGGTTTTAACTAATGACGATGAATTGGGGAAACTCGCCAAACACATCACAACGACAGCAAAAGTTCCGCACCGTTGGGAATTTGTGCATGATAGAATTGCCTATAATTACCGATTAACCAATCTGGCTGCTGCTTTGGGGTGTGCACAAATGGAACAATTGCCAGAATTCCTTTTACAAAAACGAAAGTTATCGGAAACCTATTCTTCCTTTTTCAAACATCTGGGAATTGAATTCGTAACCGAACCTAAAAACTGCTTATCAAACTATTGGTTAAATACACTTGTTTTGAATGACAAAAAAGAACAAACAAGCTTTCTTGAACATATGAATAACCGTAATGTAATGGTCCGCCCTGTTTGGCAACTGATGAATCGCTTAGAGATGTACAAAGATTGTCAATGCGACTCCCTGACAAATTCAGAATGGCTGGCAGACAGAGTTGTCAACATTCCAAGTAGCGTAATCGTTAATTTATGA
- a CDS encoding acetyltransferase yields MKPIILIGGGGHCISCIDVIEQTGLYQIIGILDLPEKLGEKVLNYSVIGTNNELERFLPDCTDFLITVGQIKSSTLREKLFQQVKKAGGNLPLIISPIAHVSKYASIDEGTIVMHHALINAGASVGKGCIINSKSLIEHEAKIGNFCHISTAANVNGQVNIGDRSFIGSNTVIANNTNVASNTVIAAGSQVLRSIDSPGIYIGHPLRKIR; encoded by the coding sequence ATGAAACCTATTATCCTCATTGGCGGCGGCGGACATTGTATCTCCTGTATCGATGTTATCGAGCAAACCGGGTTGTATCAGATTATAGGAATTCTTGATTTACCAGAAAAATTAGGAGAAAAAGTTTTAAACTACTCAGTAATTGGGACAAACAACGAATTAGAGCGTTTCTTGCCGGATTGTACTGATTTCCTGATTACTGTTGGACAGATAAAATCTTCTACTTTACGTGAAAAATTATTCCAACAGGTAAAAAAAGCCGGCGGTAATTTGCCTTTAATTATCAGTCCGATTGCCCATGTTAGCAAATATGCATCAATTGATGAAGGAACCATTGTCATGCACCACGCGCTAATTAATGCAGGAGCATCTGTAGGGAAAGGATGCATAATTAACTCCAAATCATTAATCGAACATGAGGCTAAAATTGGTAACTTCTGTCATATTTCAACTGCAGCCAATGTTAACGGGCAAGTTAACATTGGTGATCGCAGCTTTATAGGCAGCAATACTGTAATAGCAAACAATACGAATGTTGCGTCCAACACAGTGATTGCTGCAGGCTCCCAGGTGTTAAGAAGCATTGATTCGCCTGGAATTTATATCGGTCACCCCTTACGAAAGATTAGATAA
- the neuB gene encoding N-acetylneuraminate synthase gives MHTLIIAEAGVNHNGDFELAKKLISVAAEAGADFVKFQTFKADKIVNKTAKKADYQQQNINDGDDSQYAMLKQLEMPEEWHIKLIRYADECGIQFLSTGFDHESIDFLDQLGSPFFKIPSGEITNKPYLRHIAQKSKPVILSTGMANINEIKAALEVLTENGVPKQNITILHCNTEYPTPMEDVNLKAMNSIGNLLKVKIGYSDHTQGIEVPIAAVALGATVIEKHFTLNRNLPGPDHKASLEPDELNAMVRAIRNIEKAISGSGIKTPSPSEQKNIVVARKYIVAAKPIRKGELFTEENLTVKRSGNGINPMLWDDVIGQKAIRDFKPDDLIEIY, from the coding sequence ATGCATACGCTAATTATAGCAGAAGCAGGTGTTAATCACAACGGTGATTTTGAACTTGCAAAAAAGCTTATTTCAGTTGCGGCTGAAGCAGGTGCTGACTTTGTCAAGTTCCAGACTTTTAAAGCTGACAAAATCGTTAACAAAACTGCAAAAAAAGCTGACTATCAGCAACAAAATATCAACGATGGCGACGATTCTCAATACGCCATGCTGAAACAATTGGAAATGCCGGAAGAATGGCATATTAAATTGATCCGGTATGCCGATGAATGCGGCATCCAATTTTTATCTACTGGTTTTGACCACGAAAGCATTGATTTCCTAGATCAATTGGGCTCACCATTTTTTAAAATTCCTTCTGGCGAAATCACGAATAAACCCTATTTGCGCCATATAGCACAAAAATCGAAACCTGTTATACTTTCAACAGGTATGGCTAACATCAATGAGATCAAAGCTGCATTGGAAGTGCTAACTGAAAATGGAGTTCCCAAACAAAACATTACGATATTGCATTGCAACACCGAGTACCCAACTCCAATGGAGGATGTGAACTTAAAGGCAATGAATTCTATTGGAAATCTACTTAAAGTAAAAATTGGTTATTCTGATCATACGCAAGGAATCGAAGTTCCAATAGCTGCCGTTGCTTTGGGTGCAACTGTTATTGAAAAACATTTTACATTGAACCGCAACTTGCCGGGACCTGATCATAAAGCCTCTTTAGAACCCGATGAACTAAATGCAATGGTACGGGCAATTCGTAACATTGAAAAAGCTATTTCCGGATCTGGCATAAAAACACCAAGCCCAAGCGAACAAAAAAATATCGTTGTAGCACGTAAATATATTGTGGCAGCAAAACCAATCAGAAAAGGTGAATTATTCACAGAAGAAAACCTGACCGTAAAAAGATCGGGGAACGGTATTAACCCAATGCTGTGGGATGATGTTATAGGTCAAAAAGCCATAAGAGATTTTAAACCCGATGATCTGATTGAGATTTATTAA
- the neuC gene encoding UDP-N-acetylglucosamine 2-epimerase — translation MKRIAILTSSRADYGIYLPLLKALEDDPFFELQIIVFGTHLSPFHGYTINQILNDGFEVSFQIESMLTGDSPNAISTAMALTSLKFADFWKEHKTDFDLVFCLGDRYEMFAAVTSGIPFNIPFAHLHGGEKTLGAIDNIFRHAITLASKYHFVSCKEHGERVAELIESKDNIFDIGALSLDKLKTLPLLSIEDFNIKFGVNLNQPTILVTVHPETVTPEKNQKNVEELAATLLELEKYQVIITLPNADTNGTLIRKKLLQLPAESVNGIFCFENLGSQGYFTAVKYCSFLLGNTSSGIIEAASFGKYVINLGNRQEGRKQSQNIYNMPFNKTMIVQSVAEIENNPDYLGENIYYKGNAAQTICFFLKNID, via the coding sequence ATGAAACGAATAGCCATTTTAACCAGTTCCCGAGCAGATTACGGAATCTATCTTCCGCTTTTGAAAGCGCTGGAAGATGATCCATTTTTCGAATTGCAAATTATTGTGTTCGGAACGCATCTTTCTCCTTTTCATGGCTATACAATTAACCAAATATTAAATGATGGGTTTGAAGTTTCTTTTCAAATCGAATCCATGCTTACAGGTGATTCTCCCAATGCTATTTCAACTGCAATGGCTCTGACTTCCTTGAAATTTGCCGACTTTTGGAAAGAACACAAAACAGACTTTGACCTGGTTTTCTGCCTTGGAGACCGTTACGAAATGTTTGCTGCGGTAACATCAGGGATTCCTTTCAATATACCATTTGCTCATCTTCACGGAGGGGAGAAAACTTTAGGAGCCATCGATAATATTTTCCGTCATGCCATTACCCTAGCAAGTAAATACCATTTTGTCTCCTGTAAAGAGCATGGAGAACGAGTAGCCGAATTAATCGAATCAAAAGATAACATTTTTGACATTGGAGCCTTAAGCCTCGATAAATTAAAAACATTACCTCTGCTATCAATAGAAGATTTCAATATCAAATTTGGCGTTAACCTGAATCAGCCAACCATTTTAGTTACAGTTCATCCGGAAACTGTAACTCCGGAAAAGAACCAGAAAAACGTTGAAGAATTGGCTGCCACCTTATTGGAATTGGAAAAATATCAGGTTATCATTACCCTCCCGAATGCAGATACCAATGGCACTCTTATCCGAAAAAAATTACTTCAATTACCTGCGGAATCAGTTAACGGGATATTCTGTTTTGAAAATTTAGGGTCACAGGGCTATTTCACGGCCGTGAAGTATTGTTCATTCCTTTTAGGAAATACATCCAGCGGAATTATTGAAGCAGCATCATTCGGAAAATATGTCATTAACCTCGGTAATCGACAGGAAGGGCGAAAACAAAGTCAAAACATTTATAATATGCCTTTCAATAAAACTATGATTGTACAATCTGTAGCAGAAATTGAAAATAATCCAGATTATCTTGGGGAAAACATTTATTATAAAGGAAACGCCGCCCAGACAATCTGTTTTTTCCTTAAAAATATCGATTGA
- a CDS encoding nucleotidyltransferase family protein gives MKEFAKNLIDHSAGVIEAMKRLNDVPSTLTLFAIDEQHRLVGTLTDGDIRRGFISGLTLNDKVERFMSLNFQKVYNGFNVTDFKLIRDRGIKLLPVLDENKRITKVYDLKKRRSILPLECMIMAGGRGERLRPLTDLTPKPMLLLGGKPIIEYNIDRLISFGIEKIYISVKYLGQQIVDYFGDGSSKGITIEYIWEDQSLGTAGALSLVNKFNTDYILLMNSDLFTDADFEDLYLNVLENNALMGVATIPYTTKVPYGIFTVDQNKITALKEKPIFTNYANAGIYILNRRIIDKIPLNTYFNITDLMEQLITDGHSLIHNPIVGYWIDIGQHQDYLNAKEIIKHINNINDNRPIKNTISI, from the coding sequence ATGAAAGAATTTGCAAAAAACCTGATAGATCATTCGGCAGGTGTTATCGAGGCTATGAAAAGACTCAACGATGTACCATCGACATTGACACTTTTTGCCATTGACGAACAACATCGCCTTGTAGGAACGCTTACCGATGGCGACATCCGCCGTGGTTTTATATCCGGTTTAACATTGAACGACAAAGTAGAGCGATTCATGTCCCTCAATTTTCAAAAGGTGTACAATGGTTTTAATGTTACCGATTTTAAACTAATTCGCGATCGGGGTATCAAATTGCTTCCTGTCCTGGATGAAAATAAAAGAATCACCAAAGTTTACGATCTAAAAAAAAGAAGAAGCATTTTGCCGCTTGAATGTATGATCATGGCAGGTGGCCGGGGTGAACGTTTACGACCACTTACTGATTTGACACCTAAACCTATGTTATTATTAGGTGGAAAACCAATTATTGAATACAACATTGACCGTTTAATTAGTTTTGGTATTGAAAAAATATACATTTCAGTGAAATACCTGGGACAACAAATTGTTGACTATTTTGGTGATGGATCATCTAAAGGGATTACAATCGAATATATTTGGGAAGATCAGTCATTAGGAACAGCTGGAGCTCTTTCTTTAGTTAATAAATTTAATACAGACTACATCCTGCTAATGAACAGCGACCTATTTACTGATGCAGATTTTGAAGACCTATATTTAAATGTACTTGAAAACAATGCCTTAATGGGTGTTGCTACTATCCCATACACAACAAAAGTACCTTATGGTATATTCACTGTTGACCAAAATAAAATTACAGCATTAAAAGAAAAACCAATCTTTACAAACTATGCCAATGCTGGAATTTATATTTTGAATAGACGGATTATTGATAAAATTCCTCTCAATACTTATTTTAACATTACTGATTTAATGGAACAATTAATTACGGATGGCCATTCCCTAATACATAACCCTATTGTAGGCTATTGGATCGATATTGGCCAGCATCAAGATTATTTAAATGCAAAGGAAATTATAAAACATATAAACAATATAAATGATAACAGACCAATTAAAAACACTATATCGATATAA
- a CDS encoding YhcH/YjgK/YiaL family protein, translating to MITDQLKTLYRYKALFPELYNYLLQNDINSLGFGKHEISDTLFVLVNEYETNTNDIDILENHLKYIDFQIILAGSEKVALADSYISMHKQYDNEADYELVKAYPFFLNFTKNSFMVFYPNEYHHPGIIANKPEKVKKIVFKIKI from the coding sequence ATGATAACAGACCAATTAAAAACACTATATCGATATAAAGCTCTTTTCCCTGAGCTATATAATTATCTACTACAAAATGATATTAACTCATTGGGATTTGGGAAACATGAAATTTCTGATACTTTATTTGTCTTAGTTAATGAATATGAAACGAATACTAATGATATTGATATTTTAGAAAATCACCTGAAGTATATCGACTTTCAAATAATTTTGGCAGGCTCAGAAAAAGTAGCATTGGCAGATTCTTATATAAGTATGCATAAACAATATGACAATGAAGCTGATTATGAATTGGTAAAAGCATATCCTTTTTTTTTGAATTTTACAAAAAATTCTTTTATGGTATTTTATCCTAATGAATACCATCATCCGGGAATAATTGCAAACAAACCTGAAAAAGTAAAAAAAATCGTATTCAAAATAAAAATCTAA
- a CDS encoding N-acetylneuraminate synthase family protein: MSIKIIAETAWHHDGDFVFFRALIKELVSKTKADYIKFHISLDADEYIYTDHPAYEWVVERMFTTSQWTEILNYTIENGKKPMLLFNDMKAIEFGMHFNPELVEIHSVCLNDYNLLNYLKSKITQQTDVVLGVGGSTLYEIENAIKILESGNIVLMHGFQNYPTNYADINFGKTKKIMQLYPKFKHGYADHTAWDNENNILITLFGAALGMDFVEKHVSTHTGKGRTDWQAAISIKNFNELTKKLKIWETSFGNGLLELNEGEIAYSVFGPNKKAAILIHDVVKDEELVITEISFKRTGQVTDMNQLELKNYIGKKFVKDFLRGHCLSSSDFQ, from the coding sequence ATGTCAATTAAAATAATAGCAGAAACAGCCTGGCACCATGATGGTGATTTTGTTTTTTTTAGAGCATTAATCAAAGAATTGGTTTCTAAAACTAAAGCCGATTATATTAAATTCCATATTTCATTGGATGCCGATGAGTATATTTATACGGATCATCCTGCATACGAATGGGTTGTGGAGCGTATGTTCACAACCTCACAATGGACAGAAATTTTGAATTATACAATTGAAAATGGTAAAAAACCAATGCTATTGTTCAATGACATGAAGGCTATAGAATTTGGAATGCATTTTAATCCAGAGTTAGTAGAAATTCATTCAGTCTGTTTAAATGATTACAACTTATTGAATTACCTTAAAAGTAAAATTACTCAACAAACAGACGTGGTCTTAGGAGTAGGTGGTTCAACATTATATGAAATTGAAAATGCCATAAAAATATTAGAGTCTGGGAATATTGTGCTGATGCATGGATTTCAGAATTATCCTACAAATTATGCTGATATTAATTTTGGGAAAACAAAGAAGATCATGCAACTTTATCCAAAATTTAAGCACGGATACGCTGACCATACCGCATGGGATAATGAAAACAATATCCTGATCACCTTATTTGGCGCTGCTCTTGGAATGGATTTCGTTGAAAAACATGTAAGCACACATACGGGGAAAGGACGAACTGATTGGCAGGCTGCAATATCAATAAAGAACTTCAATGAATTGACCAAGAAACTCAAGATATGGGAAACCAGTTTTGGAAATGGATTACTTGAACTTAACGAAGGAGAGATTGCATATTCTGTTTTTGGCCCAAACAAAAAAGCAGCAATACTTATACATGACGTTGTAAAAGATGAAGAATTAGTAATTACCGAAATCAGTTTTAAAAGAACAGGGCAAGTGACTGATATGAATCAACTTGAACTTAAAAACTATATAGGCAAAAAATTTGTCAAAGACTTTTTAAGAGGACATTGTTTATCAAGCTCAGATTTCCAATAA